A single region of the Streptomyces caelestis genome encodes:
- a CDS encoding STAS domain-containing protein yields the protein MPEHEADGQLATPTHEVRDFLHRRREQIAQRWADEPLFRTVFTVSRDEAVEAGKVVVDALAQVADSDQVEDPDAAGFSGVREQLARMGVARSRAGLSNTQVSSELAALRPPVENLLAADLEQAPPEHLRACSTALTVLMGTLRLVAMQTALSEWQALSDRQRLQLMEVATPVIRLWDGVVAVPLIGTLDSARSQVVMETLLNAVVDQHARFAILDITGVPTVDSLVAQHLMKTVAAARLMGAQCIVSGIRPAIAQTIVHLGLDLDVITRASLSDALRYALHELGADIVNPGAGQR from the coding sequence GTGCCGGAGCACGAAGCGGACGGACAGCTCGCCACGCCGACGCACGAGGTCAGGGACTTCCTGCACCGCCGGCGTGAACAGATCGCCCAGCGGTGGGCGGACGAGCCCCTGTTCCGCACCGTGTTCACCGTCTCGCGCGACGAGGCGGTGGAGGCGGGCAAGGTCGTCGTGGACGCGCTGGCCCAGGTGGCCGACTCGGATCAGGTGGAGGACCCGGACGCCGCGGGGTTCAGCGGGGTGCGCGAGCAGCTGGCCCGGATGGGCGTGGCCCGCTCGCGTGCCGGGCTGTCGAACACCCAGGTCTCCAGCGAGCTGGCCGCCCTGCGGCCGCCCGTGGAGAACCTGCTGGCCGCCGATCTGGAGCAGGCGCCGCCCGAACATCTGCGGGCGTGTTCGACCGCGCTCACCGTGCTGATGGGCACCCTGCGGCTGGTCGCCATGCAGACGGCCCTGAGCGAGTGGCAGGCGCTCAGCGACCGGCAGCGGCTGCAGCTGATGGAGGTGGCGACGCCCGTCATCCGGCTGTGGGACGGCGTCGTGGCCGTGCCGCTGATCGGGACGCTGGACAGCGCCCGCAGCCAGGTGGTGATGGAGACGCTGCTGAACGCCGTCGTCGACCAGCACGCCCGGTTCGCGATCCTCGACATCACCGGGGTGCCGACGGTGGACTCGCTGGTCGCGCAGCACCTGATGAAGACGGTCGCCGCGGCGCGGCTGATGGGCGCCCAGTGCATCGTCTCGGGCATCCGCCCCGCCATCGCGCAGACCATCGTCCACCTCGGTCTGGACCTCGACGTGATCACCCGCGCGAGCCTCTCCGACGCGCTGAGGTACGCGCTGCACGAGCTCGGCGCGGACATCGTGAATCCGGGTGCGGGTCAGCGGTGA
- a CDS encoding STAS domain-containing protein, producing MPLAQNPLSVEVEVPREDVALITVDGYLDVDTATEFQAHLANQLHHGRRHFLLDLSSVPFMDSSGMNIILRVYQETRRTAGSVHVISPTPAVRRVLDLTGVSITVPISESVEEALARADDMPDTPEEPGVQSA from the coding sequence GTGCCCCTCGCCCAGAACCCGCTGTCCGTGGAAGTCGAAGTGCCCCGGGAGGACGTGGCGCTGATCACGGTCGACGGCTACCTGGACGTCGACACCGCGACCGAGTTCCAGGCCCATCTGGCCAACCAGCTCCACCACGGCCGACGGCACTTCCTGCTCGACCTCTCGTCCGTGCCCTTCATGGACTCGTCCGGGATGAACATCATCCTGCGGGTGTACCAGGAGACCCGCAGGACCGCCGGCAGTGTGCACGTCATCAGCCCGACACCCGCGGTGCGGCGCGTCCTCGACCTGACCGGCGTCAGCATCACGGTGCCGATATCGGAGAGCGTCGAGGAGGCTCTGGCCCGCGCCGACGACATGCCGGACACCCCCGAGGAGCCGGGGGTACAGAGCGCCTGA
- a CDS encoding PRC-barrel domain containing protein, whose translation MAIDRIWSYAPGSGYVEGQDLTGFTVAATDGTIGHVDREAAPHGMRHLVVDTGVWVFGRSVLVPAGVVTGIDTQGRKITLACTRADAKAAPRFQTDSETRDREYLTTVGDYYDRLPPRATTSA comes from the coding sequence GTGGCCATCGACAGAATCTGGTCGTACGCGCCGGGCAGCGGTTACGTCGAAGGGCAGGACCTGACCGGTTTCACCGTCGCCGCGACCGACGGCACGATCGGGCACGTGGACCGCGAGGCCGCCCCGCACGGCATGCGGCACCTGGTCGTCGACACCGGAGTCTGGGTGTTCGGCCGCAGTGTCCTGGTGCCGGCCGGAGTCGTCACCGGCATCGACACGCAGGGCCGGAAGATCACCTTGGCCTGCACCAGGGCGGACGCCAAGGCGGCACCCCGATTCCAGACCGACAGCGAGACCCGGGACCGGGAGTACCTCACGACCGTGGGCGACTACTATGACCGGCTGCCGCCGCGAGCGACGACCTCGGCCTGA
- a CDS encoding ATP-binding protein: MSTEPRGDDALTSEEIPSRTNSFVGEPHDVTGARLAAEEFLRDLSHSSPPSAPEYWDDILLVVTELAANAVQYAPGPFALRMRRTFDGVHVVLHDTSSTEPAPRPFDPRSGGGGIGWHLIHTLCDQVSVVSDERGKDVHVFLPW, translated from the coding sequence ATGTCAACCGAGCCGCGTGGGGATGACGCACTGACCTCCGAGGAGATTCCGAGCCGCACGAACAGCTTCGTGGGCGAGCCGCACGACGTGACGGGCGCGCGGCTGGCCGCGGAGGAGTTCCTGCGTGATCTGTCACACTCCTCGCCACCCTCTGCCCCCGAGTACTGGGACGACATCCTGTTGGTGGTGACGGAACTGGCCGCCAACGCGGTCCAGTACGCGCCGGGTCCGTTCGCGCTGCGGATGCGCCGGACCTTCGACGGAGTGCACGTGGTCCTGCACGACACCAGCTCCACGGAGCCTGCTCCGCGCCCGTTCGATCCGCGCAGCGGGGGCGGTGGCATCGGCTGGCATCTGATCCACACCTTGTGCGACCAGGTCAGCGTGGTGAGCGACGAGCGGGGCAAGGACGTGCACGTGTTCCTGCCCTGGTGA